The Deltaproteobacteria bacterium sequence CTCTTTGCTTACAAGGGCAAGGTCTATGATATTACGGCCAGCCCTTTATTCCTGGATGGCCTCCACTTTGAGCATTATGCCGGCATGGATTTGACCGATTATATGGCCGATGCGCCCCACAAAGATGAGGTGCTGGAAAAATTAAGGGTAGTTGGCGAATATAAGGGAGGATAAAATACAGGCTAAAAGGTTGGAGGGGGAGGGGGAGGCATTTCTATTCGCCATTCTCTGCAATCCGGCCGGCAAGATTAGCCTCCGAACCATATCTG is a genomic window containing:
- a CDS encoding cytochrome b5 domain-containing protein, with translation MKVFTEEELKQYDGSQQGKPILFAYKGKVYDITASPLFLDGLHFEHYAGMDLTDYMADAPHKDEVLEKLRVVGEYKGG